A window of Ipomoea triloba cultivar NCNSP0323 chromosome 2, ASM357664v1 contains these coding sequences:
- the LOC116011099 gene encoding serine/threonine-protein phosphatase PP-X isozyme 2, giving the protein MSDLDRQIEQLKRCEPLKESEVKALCLKAMEILVEESNVQRVDAPVTICGDIHGQFYDMKELFKVGGDCPKTNYLFLGDFVDRGFYSVETFLLMLALKVRYPDRITLIRGNHESRQITQVYGFYDECLRKYGSVNVWRYCTDIFDYLSLSALIENKVFCVHGGLSPNINTIDQIRTIDRKQEVPHDGPMCDLLWSDPEDIVDGWGLSPRGAGFLFGGGVVTTFNHANNIDYICRAHQLVMEGYKWMFNNQIVTVWSAPNYCYRCGNIAAILELDENLNKQFRVFEAAPQESRGAPAKKPPPDYFL; this is encoded by the exons ATGTCAGACCTAGACAGACAAATAGAGCAGCTCAAGAGATGCGAGCCGTTGAAGGAGTCAGAAGTCAAGGCTCTCTGTCTCAAGGCCATGGAAATCCTCGTTGAAGAAAGCAACGTTCAGAGAGTCGATGCCCCGGTCACT ATTTGTGGTGATATACATGGGCAGTTTTATGACATGAAAGAGCTTTTCAAAGTTGGAGGTGATTGCCCCAagacaaattatttatttctaGGAGACTTTGTTGACAGAGGATTTTACTCTGTTGAGACATTTCTGCTTATGCTTGCTCTTAAG GTTAGGTATCCAGATCGAATAACTTTAATCAGAGGTAACCATGAGAGCCGCCAGATCACACAG GTATATGGATTCTATGATGAGTGCCTGCGAAAGTATGGCTCGGTAAACGTATGGAGATATTGCACAGATATATTTGATTACTTAAG CCTGTCAGCCCTAATTGAGAACAAAGTATTTTGTGTTCATGGTGGTCTTTCTcctaatataaatacaatagaCCAG ATTCGAACAATTGATCGGAAGCAAGAAGTGCCCCATGATGGTCCCATGTGTGACCTACTATGGTCTGATCCAGAAGACATTGTTGATGGTTGGGGTTTGAGTCCTCGAGGTGCAGGCTTCCTATTTGGTGGTGGTGTTGTCACAACATTCAATCATGCGAACAACATAGACTACATATGCCGTGCTCATCAGTTGGTAATGGAAGGATATAAATGGATGTTTAATAATCAGATAGTCACTGTTTGGTCTGCTCCGAACTATTGCTACAG ATGTGGGAACATTGCAGCAATTCTTGAACTAGATGAGAATCTTAATAAGCAGTTCCGTGTATTTGAAGCAGCTCCACAG GAATCAAGAGGGGCTCCTGCCAAAAAACCTCCTCCAGATTACTTTCTGTAG
- the LOC116008453 gene encoding putative BPI/LBP family protein At1g04970, translated as MPLQNQSPPKLSPKIESLTSLFSGSALSSRIFMADTILSALLALLLISSCTHHAESYAEEEGFIWVELSNKGLDFAKNILIHTAESSLVPLELPDIDKSADISLLGTVDMILSDITINAIQVTSSAVSTAHSGVVLSVSGATANLTMNWKYSYSTWLLVPIEVSDSGQASVQVSGMEIGLTLSLKNQQGSLSLSLVKNKCSVEDISINLEGGASWLYQGVVDAFEGKLTSAVEDAISSKISEEVAKLDSLLQSLPKEVPITSIATLNVTFVGNPKISKSSLALAINGLVSARDEDDTLLQNHHRALYHLISSKGPDYMFTIFLHELVIKSVLSVYYEAGKMHWIVDEVPDQFLLNTARWKFILPNLYKQYPNDNMTLNISISSVPNIKIKEQQIDATVTADVIINVLNDTEAVPVAGISVEITGSAFPEISSNDVAGSITLHELGMSLVWSEVGDLNMLAIERVVLTVLRIGVLPYVNFRLGQGFSVPDFYGYTLENTEISCSDSWIMVSSDVAQTNQAYLS; from the exons ATGCCTCTGCAAAATCAAAGCCCACCAAAATTGAGCCCAAAGATCGAGTCTTTAACTTCTTTGTTCTCTGGGTCTGCTTTGAGTTCCAGAATTTTCATGGCTGACACAATCTTGAGTGCTCTTTTAGCTTTACTACTCATTTCTTCATGTACCCATCATGCTGAGTCCTATGCAGAAGAGGAAGGGTTCATATGGGTGGAGTTATCCAATAAGGGTCTTGATTTTGCCAAGAACATCTTGATTCACACTGCGGAGTCTTCTTTAGTTCCACTTGAGCTGCCTGATATTGACAAGTCTGCGGATATCTCGCTTTTGGGAACAGTTGATATGATTCTTTCTGATATTACTATAAACGCAATTCAAGTGACTTCCTCAGCTGTTAGCACTGCACATTCTGGTGTAGTTTTAAGTGTTTCTGGCGCCACTGCAAATTTGACCATGAATTGGAAGTATTCCTATTCCACATGGTTGCTGGTTCCAATTGAAGTATCCGACAGTGGCCAAGCTTCTGTTCAG GTTAGTGGCATGGAAATTGGACTTACTCTCAGTCTTAAGAATCAACAAGGATCCCTTTCACTTTCTCTTGTGAAAAACAAATGCTCTGTGGAAGATATATCAATAAATTTGGAAGGTGGAGCATCCTGGCTATACCAAGG GGTAGTAGATGCTTTTGAAGGTAAACTAACCTCTGCTGTTGAAGATGCTATTTCGAGTAAAATAAGTGAGGAAGTTGCAAAACTCGATTCATTGTTGCAGTCCCTTCCCAAGGAAGTTCCAATCACTAGTATTGCCACTTTGAATGTTACTTTCGTCGGTAACCCTAAGATAAGCAAATCTTCTCTTGCTCTTGCAATCAATGGGCTAGTAAGTGCGAGGGATGAAGATGATACTCTTCTCCAGAATCACCACAGAGCTCTATATCATCTGATTTCCTCCAAGGGTCCGgactatatgttcacaatttttctGCATGAACTTGTTATAAAATCAGTATTATCCGTTTATTACGAA GCCGGTAAGATGCATTGGATTGTTGATGAAGTACCTGATCAGTTCCTTTTAAACACTGCTCGGTGGAAGTTCATCCTCCCAAACCTATACAAGCAATACCCAAACGATAACATGACCTTGAATATTTCTATATCATCCGTACCAAATATCAAGATAAAAGAACAGCAGATTGATGCAACGGTTACTGCAGATGTGATTATTAACGTTCTGAACGACACTGAAGCTGTACCTGTTGCAGGCATTTCAGTG GAGATCACTGGCTCGGCTTTTCCAGAGATTTCAAGTAACGATGTGGCTGGTAGTATTACATTACATGAGCTCGGGATGTCTTTGGTATGGAGCGAAGTTGGCGATCTAAACATGCTTGCAATCGAG AGAGTAGTGCTTACTGTACTGAGGATTGGGGTGCTACCATATGTGAATTTTCGACTCGGGCAAGGATTTTCAGTGCCAGATTTCTACGGTTATACACTTGAAAACACAGAAATATCGTGCAGCGATTCCTGGATTATGGTTAGCAGCGACGTGGCACAAACTAACCAGGCATATCTCAGTTAA